The Oligoflexus sp. genome has a window encoding:
- a CDS encoding response regulator, giving the protein MTIQDRVYNRSSYILVVDDDDTLLKFFKIHLNKFFSRVIVVKNAQEAIDTLKDKEIDLVISDIKMPRMDGIQLMKKVKNHDPSIPVFLISGALLDEDQLMAVDSKADGYLKKPFSIDELHDFIDRGMQVRDKYKELLTIVGDKKKFLELIQGKRQFRFIKNEDDRVKAQQIMDSLKAG; this is encoded by the coding sequence ATGACTATTCAGGATCGTGTCTACAATCGTTCATCCTATATCCTCGTGGTCGACGACGATGACACGCTGCTTAAATTTTTCAAGATTCACCTGAATAAGTTTTTCTCGCGCGTGATTGTCGTCAAGAACGCGCAGGAGGCTATCGACACTTTGAAGGACAAGGAAATCGACCTTGTCATCAGCGATATCAAGATGCCTCGCATGGACGGCATTCAGCTGATGAAGAAGGTGAAGAACCATGATCCTTCCATCCCTGTGTTCCTGATCAGCGGCGCGCTTCTGGACGAAGATCAGCTCATGGCCGTGGATTCCAAGGCGGATGGCTATCTGAAAAAACCCTTCTCGATCGACGAGCTGCATGACTTCATTGATCGCGGCATGCAGGTGCGCGACAAGTATAAAGAGCTTTTGACCATCGTCGGGGATAAGAAGAAATTTCTGGAGCTTATCCAGGGCAAACGTCAGTTCCGCTTCATCAAAAATGAAGATGATCGCGTGAAGGCTCAGCAGATCATGGATTCGCTGAAGGCGGGCTGA
- a CDS encoding helical backbone metal receptor: MNRRIISLVPSLSETLCDVGLRDQLIGCTNFCVEPRDLHRTATRVGGTKDFDVSLIRSLRPTHILCNQEENPREPILELAREIPTLVTFPKGPEDVPGMLRDIGRFLECETEKEAAAIESLLKAQKRQPSRRFLYLIWQNPYMIAGPDCYISRTLESLGWVNAYEGGERYPALDIEAMAACHADIILMSSEPYPFRRRDAERLKAQWPLAPRLARIDGQMLSWFGTRTRVALEQLGKEEAVWLKEFSPPSANP; this comes from the coding sequence ATGAATCGCCGGATCATCAGCCTTGTCCCGAGTCTGAGTGAAACCCTTTGCGATGTGGGACTGCGGGATCAGCTGATCGGCTGCACGAACTTTTGTGTCGAGCCGCGGGATCTTCATCGCACGGCCACACGGGTTGGCGGCACGAAAGATTTTGATGTGTCTTTGATTCGTTCTTTAAGGCCCACGCATATCCTTTGCAACCAGGAGGAAAATCCACGCGAGCCCATACTGGAGCTGGCGCGGGAGATTCCGACCCTTGTGACCTTTCCCAAGGGGCCCGAGGATGTGCCGGGCATGCTGCGGGATATCGGGCGCTTTTTGGAATGCGAGACGGAGAAGGAAGCAGCGGCCATTGAAAGCCTTCTGAAGGCCCAGAAGCGTCAGCCTTCACGGCGCTTTCTTTATCTGATCTGGCAGAACCCTTATATGATAGCCGGGCCTGACTGCTATATTTCACGGACTCTGGAAAGCCTGGGCTGGGTGAACGCCTATGAGGGCGGGGAGCGCTATCCTGCTCTTGATATCGAAGCCATGGCCGCCTGCCATGCGGATATCATCCTGATGAGCAGCGAGCCCTATCCCTTCCGCCGACGGGATGCGGAAAGGCTCAAGGCCCAGTGGCCTTTGGCCCCGCGCCTTGCTCGAATCGATGGTCAGATGCTGTCATGGTTTGGTACGCGAACACGGGTGGCACTGGAGCAGCTCGGCAAAGAGGAAGCGGTCTGGCTCAAGGAGTTCAGCCCGCCTTCAGCGAATCCATGA
- a CDS encoding NUDIX domain-containing protein — MTKPYRDCVVAVIRNQDGLVLAGERSDAKGAWQLPQGGVDDGESADQALFRELREEIGTDRLKVIHKLAEQIRYEFPPEMDSGPARKYRGQQQTWYLLELLPDGAPNLEIADGEFRDIKWMQPDLLVRGIVTWKQAAYRTGLKAMGLLS, encoded by the coding sequence ATGACAAAGCCCTACAGAGATTGTGTGGTGGCCGTGATAAGAAATCAAGACGGTCTGGTTCTGGCCGGTGAGCGCTCCGATGCGAAAGGCGCCTGGCAATTGCCCCAGGGAGGCGTCGACGACGGAGAATCGGCAGACCAGGCTCTGTTTCGCGAACTGCGGGAAGAGATCGGCACCGATCGTTTGAAGGTCATCCATAAACTCGCCGAGCAGATTCGCTATGAATTCCCGCCCGAGATGGACAGCGGACCAGCCCGCAAATATCGCGGCCAGCAGCAGACCTGGTATCTGCTGGAGCTTTTGCCCGATGGCGCGCCCAATCTGGAAATCGCGGATGGCGAATTTCGGGATATTAAATGGATGCAGCCTGACCTTCTGGTGCGGGGTATAGTAACCTGGAAACAGGCCGCGTATCGCACCGGCCTCAAAGCTATGGGTTTACTCTCCTAA
- a CDS encoding cyclic nucleotide-binding domain-containing protein, translating to MRATTLIAALVILLGILYLAWQLINSNLAGRARRDQKKRKSDRRRLSRAEKRAYKYAQKLYQEGNFRGCAKILEQLGMLRESINILEKAGLIKEAADVLIRIQRPNRAGFMLARYGMWKEAMDCYKKANMPLEVGKCARELGDLPTAIPYFVEAGATLEAAECYLELGKHHDAARLFLRVKEFDRALDQYIHLVDSHPDIDKIDFSEEELSFIMRKLIEEKVDTRLADILVARKRMVKLMVELIRNNNLASASAAYLRNTSDIGPELISYKDFSRDENLLLGALFSNVGAYEYSGMVYERMAEFDKAGESFEKGELFERAAYCFERAMNKTKATEMQIMSTQRGTRNITNSKAAAAAQSPSKPPEPAKPKAPPKPSNPFSIQDTSTDALVHADVHARMELKGLNQAQPQVPSPTDAYLKQTAMVDPPKPPVKAGPDRAYNWDAFLQAEFLVDLSTPEQELLQDICKAREYPKGSVILEFDHEPIGIYFLLRGTISVWKRDASGNEFEADKLEESDTFGELWLLMDQASRVKFVAQSTVQVGWIKRADFEMLMDKNGAIARKLYKRYAMRLVMKLVNDQNQKTNRVAS from the coding sequence ATGCGGGCGACCACTCTCATAGCCGCCTTGGTAATACTTCTGGGTATTCTGTACCTGGCCTGGCAGCTTATTAATTCAAACCTTGCCGGTCGTGCCCGGCGCGATCAGAAGAAGCGGAAGTCCGACCGCCGTCGGCTGTCGCGTGCGGAAAAGCGCGCCTATAAATACGCTCAAAAACTTTATCAGGAGGGCAACTTTCGCGGTTGCGCCAAGATCCTGGAGCAGCTCGGGATGCTGCGGGAATCCATCAATATCCTCGAAAAAGCCGGCCTGATCAAGGAAGCGGCTGATGTGCTGATCCGCATTCAAAGACCGAACCGGGCCGGTTTCATGCTGGCCCGCTATGGAATGTGGAAAGAGGCCATGGACTGCTATAAAAAAGCCAACATGCCTTTGGAAGTGGGAAAATGCGCGCGTGAGCTCGGCGATCTTCCGACGGCCATTCCCTATTTCGTCGAAGCCGGTGCGACGCTGGAAGCCGCCGAATGCTATCTGGAACTCGGCAAGCATCACGATGCCGCGCGACTTTTCCTGCGCGTGAAGGAATTCGATCGCGCCCTCGATCAGTATATTCACCTTGTGGATAGCCACCCCGATATCGACAAGATTGATTTCTCGGAAGAGGAATTGAGTTTCATCATGCGGAAGCTGATCGAGGAGAAAGTCGACACCCGCCTCGCGGACATCCTCGTCGCCCGAAAACGCATGGTCAAGCTGATGGTTGAACTCATTCGCAATAACAATCTCGCCTCCGCGAGTGCTGCTTATCTGAGGAACACGAGCGACATAGGTCCCGAACTGATCTCCTATAAGGACTTTTCCCGCGATGAGAACCTTCTGCTCGGAGCGCTCTTCAGCAACGTCGGAGCCTATGAATACAGCGGAATGGTCTATGAGCGCATGGCGGAATTCGACAAGGCCGGCGAGTCCTTCGAAAAGGGCGAACTCTTCGAGCGCGCGGCTTATTGCTTTGAAAGGGCCATGAATAAGACCAAGGCCACGGAAATGCAGATCATGTCCACCCAGCGCGGGACACGCAATATCACCAACAGCAAGGCCGCCGCGGCCGCACAAAGTCCGAGCAAGCCACCCGAGCCGGCCAAGCCCAAGGCGCCGCCGAAACCGAGCAATCCTTTTTCCATTCAGGATACGTCCACCGACGCTCTCGTTCATGCTGATGTGCATGCGCGTATGGAACTTAAGGGTCTGAATCAGGCGCAGCCTCAGGTTCCGTCACCGACCGACGCCTATTTGAAACAAACAGCCATGGTGGACCCGCCCAAGCCGCCAGTAAAAGCAGGTCCGGACAGGGCCTACAATTGGGATGCTTTTCTGCAGGCGGAATTTTTAGTGGACCTCAGCACACCCGAGCAGGAGCTTTTGCAGGATATATGCAAGGCGCGTGAATATCCCAAAGGCTCGGTTATTTTGGAATTCGATCACGAGCCGATCGGTATCTACTTCCTTCTGCGCGGCACCATAAGCGTCTGGAAACGCGATGCCAGCGGCAATGAATTCGAGGCCGATAAGCTGGAAGAATCCGATACCTTTGGCGAACTTTGGCTTCTGATGGACCAGGCGTCCCGCGTTAAATTCGTGGCCCAGAGCACCGTTCAGGTGGGCTGGATCAAGCGCGCGGATTTCGAGATGCTGATGGATAAAAATGGAGCGATCGCCAGAAAACTATACAAACGCTACGCCATGCGCCTTGTCATGAAGCTGGTAAATGACCAGAATCAAAAGACCAATCGCGTGGCCTCCTGA
- a CDS encoding thiolase family protein yields MKQRQTVIAYASRTAIGKLGGSLSTTPAPRLGAALVADAMKKLKFTGAEVDEIIMGNVLTAGVGQAPARQAALYGGLPHSVCATTIGRVCGSGIKAVMLADQAIRLGDANIIFAGGQENMSLAPHLLMNSRTGYRYGSIEAKDSMQWDGLWDPYNNTAMGNCGEICAKEYGFTREMQDAFALQSYQRARKAVESGVFAEEIVSVQVADRKGTKAFELDEEPFAADLDRIGSLRPAFEKDGTITAANASSINDGAALLVLTSEEAALKHDLKPLARIVSQASYAQDPAHFTTAPIGCIRRLLDKTNLKAKDIDIFEINEAFAVVAMAAIRDLDLDPANVNPLGGAVSLGHPIGASGARIMVTLLNGLKQRGGKRGLATLCIGGGEASGVIVELV; encoded by the coding sequence GCCAGTCGCACAGCCATCGGTAAGCTCGGTGGCTCGCTTTCCACGACGCCTGCCCCACGTCTGGGAGCTGCTCTGGTCGCTGATGCCATGAAGAAATTGAAGTTCACCGGCGCGGAAGTCGATGAAATTATCATGGGAAATGTTTTGACGGCTGGTGTTGGCCAGGCGCCCGCGCGGCAAGCAGCGCTGTACGGTGGCCTCCCGCATTCGGTGTGCGCGACCACGATCGGTCGTGTGTGCGGCAGCGGTATTAAAGCGGTCATGCTGGCTGATCAAGCGATTCGTCTTGGTGATGCGAATATTATTTTCGCCGGTGGTCAGGAAAACATGAGCCTCGCGCCGCATCTTCTGATGAATTCCCGCACCGGCTATCGCTATGGTTCGATCGAAGCCAAGGATTCGATGCAGTGGGATGGCCTTTGGGATCCTTATAATAATACAGCGATGGGCAACTGCGGCGAGATCTGCGCCAAGGAATATGGTTTCACTCGCGAGATGCAGGATGCCTTTGCGCTGCAGAGTTATCAAAGGGCGCGCAAAGCCGTCGAATCGGGTGTTTTCGCCGAGGAAATCGTCTCGGTGCAGGTCGCCGATCGCAAAGGCACCAAGGCCTTCGAACTCGATGAAGAGCCTTTTGCCGCTGACCTCGATCGCATCGGTTCGTTGCGTCCCGCCTTCGAAAAGGATGGAACGATCACTGCGGCCAATGCATCTTCGATCAATGATGGTGCGGCCTTGCTCGTTCTGACGTCGGAAGAGGCGGCGCTGAAGCATGATCTGAAACCCCTGGCGCGTATCGTGTCCCAAGCGTCCTATGCCCAGGATCCTGCGCATTTCACGACGGCACCGATTGGTTGTATTCGTCGCCTCTTGGATAAGACGAATCTGAAAGCCAAGGATATTGATATCTTTGAAATCAACGAGGCCTTCGCCGTGGTCGCCATGGCGGCGATTCGCGATCTTGATCTCGATCCAGCGAACGTCAATCCCCTGGGTGGTGCGGTGTCCCTGGGTCATCCCATTGGAGCATCGGGCGCGCGGATTATGGTCACTCTTTTGAATGGATTGAAACAACGGGGTGGCAAACGTGGTTTGGCGACGCTTTGTATCGGTGGCGGTGAAGCGAGCGGGGTGATCGTGGAGTTGGTGTGA